In a genomic window of Cynocephalus volans isolate mCynVol1 chromosome 1, mCynVol1.pri, whole genome shotgun sequence:
- the SRC gene encoding proto-oncogene tyrosine-protein kinase Src gives MGSNKSKPKDASQRRRSLEPAENAHGVSGATFPTSQTPSKPTSADGHRGPNAAFAPVATEPKLFGGFNSSDTVTSPQRAGPLAGGVTTFVALYDYESRTETDLSFKKGERLQIVNNTEGDWWLAHSLSTGQTGYIPSNYVAPSDSIQAEEWYFGKITRRESERLLLNTENPRGTFLVRESETTKGAYCLSVSDFDNAKGLNVKHYKIRKLDSGGFYITSRTPFNSLQQLVAYYSKHADGLCHRLTTVCPTSKPQTQGLAKDAWEIPRESLRLEVKLGQGCFGEVWMGTWNGTTRVAIKTLKPGTMSPEAFLQEAQVMKKLRHEKLVQLYAVVSEEPIYIVTEYMSKGSLLDFLKGETGKYLRLPQLVDMAAQIASGMAYVERMNYVHRDLRAANILVGENLVCKVADFGLARLIEDNEYTARQGAKFPIKWTAPEAALYGRFTIKSDVWSFGILLTELTTKGRVPYPGMVNREVLDQVERGYRMPCPPECPESLHDLMCQCWRKEPEERPTFEYLQAFLEDYFTSTEPQYQPGENL, from the exons ATGGGCAGTAACAAGAGCAAGCCCAAGGATGCCAGCCAGCGGCGCCGCAGTCTGGAGCCTGCCGAGAATGCCCACGGCGTCAGTGGGGCCACCTTCCCCACCTCACAGACCCCCAGCAAGCCAACCTCCGCAGATGGCCACCGTGGCCCCAACGCAGCCTTCGCCCCCGTGGCCACTGAGCCCAAGCTGTTCGGAGGCTTCAACTCCTCGGACACTGTCACCTCCCCACAGAGGGCGGGGCCACTGGCTG GTGGAGTGACCACCTTTGTGGCCCTCTATGACTATGAGTCACGGACGGAGACTGACCTGTCATTCAAGAAAGGGGAGCGACTCCAGATTGTCAACAACAC AGAGGGAGACTGGTGGCTGGCCCACTCACTCAGCACGGGACAGACGGGCTACATCCCCAGCAACTATGTGGCGCCCTCCGACTCCATCCAGGCCGAGGA gtGGTACTTTGGCAAGATCACCAGACGGGAGTCAGAGCGGTTACTGCTCAACACGGAGAACCCGAGAGGGACCTTCCTAGTGCGAGAAAGTGAGACCACGAAAG GTGCCTACTGCCTCTCTGTGTCCGACTTTGACAATGCCAAGGGCCTCAACGTGAAGCACTACAAGATCCGCAAGCTGGACAGCGGAGGCTTCTACATCACCTCCCGCACCCCGTTCAACAGCCTGCAGCAGCTCGTGGCCTACTACTCCA AACATGCCGATGGCCTGTGCCACCGCCTCACCACCGTGTGCCCCACGTCCAAGCCGCAGACTCAGGGCCTGGCCAAGGATGCCTGGGAAATCCCTCGGGAGTCACTGCGGCTGGAGGTCAAACTGGGCCAGGGCTGCTTTGGAGAGGTGTGGATGG GGACCTGGAACGGCACCACCAGGGTGGCCATCAAAACCCTGAAGCCTGGCACGATGTCTCCAGAGGCCTTCCTGCAGGAGGCTCAGgtcatgaagaaactgaggcacgagAAGCTGGTGCAGCTGTATGCAGTGGTGTCAGAGGAGCCCATCTACATCGTCACGGAATACATGAGCAAGG GGAGTTTGCTGGACTTTCTCAAAGGGGAGACGGGCAAGTACCTGCGGCTGCCTCAGCTGGTGGACATGGCTGCTCAG ATTGCCTCAGGCATGGCATATGTGGAGCGGATGAACTACGTACACCGGGACCTCCGCGCTGCCAACATCCTGGTTGGAGAGAACCTGGTGTGCAAAGTCGCTGACTTCGGGCTGGCTCGGCTCATTGAGGACAACGAGTACACAGCCCGGCAAG GTGCCAAATTCCCCATAAAGTGGACGGCTCCAGAAGCTGCCCTCTATGGCCGGTTCACCATCAAGTCGGATGTATGGTCCTTTGGGATCCTGCTGACAGAGCTCACGACAAAGGGACGGGTGCCCTACCCTG GGATGGTGAACCGCGAGGTGCTGGATCAGGTGGAGCGGGGCTACCGGATGCCCTGCCCTCCTGAGTGTCCTGAGTCCCTTCATGACCTCATGTGCCAGTGCTGGCGGAAGGAGCCCGAGGAGCGGCCCACCTTTGAGTACCTGCAGGCCTTCCTGGAAGACTATTTCACGTCCACTGAGCCCCAGTACCAGCCTGGAGAGAACCTATAG